TCAAATCATTaaacctgtgtgttttttggttgGACACAGGGACAGACCAGCTTTGGTTCCAGAAGCTGGAGCTCATGTTGACAAGGTATGAAGCATTTTCTATGTTGTCAGGAGCACCCCACTCGAGACTGATTTGGCTTGAGTTCGAGTAATTGACTTTGACATTAGTTGGACTCAGTGGCACTGAAAAAATgggaagagaggggaaaaaagagcagTGATTTATCAGAAAAAGATTTTTAGTGTTTAGTATTTTCGATCTGGTAATATAGTGACAACGACAATCAAAGTAATAATCCTTTGAAGATTTTCATGTAACCAAACACTCTTCATTCTCTCAACAACTCTCAGCACAGTCCAACTTCTTTGTTAAAACAACCTgggtttgtttggctgcactgtaaacacgTACACCTGCTGTTGTATTTCTAACTGCTCGAGGACTGCTTGCTGTAGTATTAAATAATACTTTTTGTAACCACAGGAACCacaggaccagaaccaggaccaggaccaggaccagaaaGCTCAAGGATTaaactcaaaacacacaaagagggaaaataCAACAGGGGTCAAAGTTACTCACGGGTGAATGCGGACTCTTGCTTTTCCTGGCTTCTGTGATTTCCGCTAACGCTGAAGACTATCACTGTGTACTTGGATGCCGTCTTCAGTCCGTCAAACTGCTTCGTAGTATTGGTTACATTGCAATTTCCTACAAGCTCATTATGAAGCTTGAGGTGGACTGTGAAATTCTGATTTCCCACAGAGTCCCACTGGGCAGTCAGGGAGTTATGTTTTGTGACCAAAATCAGGTTTGAAATTGGTTCAGGAGCTATGTAGGAGTCACAGAATCAGATTAGTGACATTCAACGCCACAGGAcagtttttcttgtatttctgTGAATCATGGAGTTACCAGTGTAGCTGACAACTGTCACTGTGTCTCCCTTCAGAGTGTCGTTGGCCAGTGCCGTCACACTGAGGGTTATCTCTGTGCCCACCGGCAGATCTGTTACTGTCACTGATGTATGAGTCACCATTTCATTATACAATATGCTGTTAGGAAGAGAAACAGTTAGCTGATTCACATTCCTGCTGGTAGAGACAACTGTTCATCTCtaagttagaaaaaaaagatattatcaGTTTAGTACAACTTAGGTGTTTTTCTAAGCTTTTATGCTTTATTAGATGCGCCCTACCAGGTGAGCTACCACGGTGCACTTGGgcattatttttgcattttgaaattgaaataaaataagcaataaaACTGGAACAAAATCAGTGAAGACAGTGTATTTGCACTACTGAGCTTTCCTGTGTTCACCTTTCTGACTTGTGACAGCAGGGCTGTTTCTCCACGGTGCTTTCTGATTGCTCTTTACATTTTCAGGTGCAATGGTATCAAAAACTGATACCAGAGCCTTCTAGCATGCCCTGTTGCACATCTTTTTTGAAAGTTCATAAAAATGAGACTGATGAATTGGCTGGTCTTTGCAAAGTTCAAGTCAGTTCTCAAACAAACAATAGCAGAGTTTTTAGAGAGcgttacatttatttatatcctCTAAGAGGTTTCTTTGCATTGAATCTAGAGTcacatcagcagctctgtgaagttATATTTAGGAGCAACAACTTgagctatctatctatctatctatctatctatctatctacaaaTACATACTCGTTGCTGTTATTCATAGCCTCCACCCAGTACCCCGTGGTGTATCCAGTGGGTGGTGTCCAGGTAAGCAGCAGTGTGTCTTTGGTATTGTTAGACACTATGAGGTTGGACACTTTGCCGGGCTCTGACATAGAGAACAGACAGATAaatatgacacaaacacactctgttcACTAACTTCACAGGTTGTCAAATTTGGCTCATATTTATCTCCGCTGATTTGAATTTGATATTATTTAAGCAAGAAATGACCGGCTACAGCGTACTCCCCGTTAAATGTCTCTACTAAATACAGAGTAAAAAGcacatgtaaaatgtaaaaaagtcTGTGGAGAAAAGTGCATAAGCTGTAACACAAAGCGTCATCAGTCCTGCCACAAACTTTATAATCCTTTTATGCGTGTATGGCTTTATGCGATATTAACTCACTGGTGTATCGTGTGATGTTGGATTCTTCACTCCGTGTGGATTCCCCGACTCCTGACAGGACAGAGATCGTGTAAAGGCGTCCAGGTATCAAATCATCGATCTCTTTGCTCTCAGTCTTAATTTTACTCTCAACACCCTGAACATCAACGAGATAGAAATCCACGCTTCCATCTGGTTTGTTCCACCTCAGGGAGATCATGTTCTCCGTCACATTGGTCACTGTGAGGTTTTCCACTTTGTTTGGTgctaaaagaaaacatgataatATATAATCAGGGTTATCAATCTGTATCAATCTGGTTTTTCAatctttaaattaatttatcagTGTATATTTCAAATCGCAACACCTGGGTGGTAATTGGATTTAAAAATAGTCTGCCTGCGAACTGGATTATGAAAACAGTGTGCGTTACTTTGAAGTTTTGGATCCACAGAAGTATAAAATCTGGATGAAAATGGGTTAACATTCATTTATATCTTTTAAAAAGTCAGTatattatttgttgttgttgactttTAGCCATATCAGGTTAGTTAAAGacacagtgaaataataaaatacattttccaagtGTCCCTTTGTTAATTGTTTGTATGCCAACTGCTATAAAAACCCATTTTGAGCGTTTTTGTCTTATTGTATAACACTAAAACATTTGCGATGACACAACCTGAATTCAGTGGCGTTAAAGTGCATACACATCTAtcatctttccttctttttgaTGCTTTTCAGCAAAAACATATACATTAATTTCTCCAATAACAATTCACATTACCACGTTACCAACAGTATAGATAAACAACAGCAGTGAAgaaatgtttgttcattttgttccAGGAGCATTATTAAAGGCTCTGACCCCCTTTCTCATTAGTATTTGCGTGGAATACGGATGTGATGGGTGTTAACGGGTCTAAATGACGGATTTCACAAAAACTCACTGGTGTAGAAAGAGATCTCCTGCGGGTTGAGGTCTCTCATACACTTCACAGGGAACACCTGGACGGAGTAGTGGGCACCTGCTGTCAGGCCTACGAGGCCGTAGGTGAGATCAGTCAcattctcctccactgttttgttcACCACCACACGGTAATGGCTGGTGTTATTAGGCCCAGGTAGCCATGTGATGTTGGCGCTCACGGAAGTCACCTGGGTCATGATGACTTTGCCAGAGAAACGGTCTGCAGGTGGAAATAAGATGATTgtcaaatacacaaaaatggGGTGTATAATTCAGACACaaataagataagattagatggaattcacatgttacagcagcacatagaaaaataagcaacagtagaaaaatatatattgtaataataaatatttacactatgtagaCCTTTGACTCTTAGTCCAATCCAGTAAGGATGCATAAGATCTcacataataattaataatgtcCCAAAGAAGGAAAACTACTATGCTTTTCTTTGGCTTTGAGTCAAAATTTGAGAGCTCCTTTCTCCCCTCACGTCCTTTCATTTTGGCAGCAAGCTACCTGTCACACCTGGAGGTTTGACATCAGTTGGAACAAAGTATTTCATTGGTCAAAGCTGCATTTCATCAGATGGAAACCTACTGACctttccaaaaatgtttttgcaagCATTCATAAGAGCCCACAAAATCAAATTTTACAAGTTTCTGTGCAAACTGTTGCAGACCTGCACCTGCATGGACATTGCCACCTCCGCCGTTCCCTGTAGGCTTTTAATGATGTCGAGCTGAGCAAGCTTTCCGgttatttctttattgtttgCTGTATTGATATGAGAGTAATTTCTTTAatgatttacttttaaaattacACAGGTTGTTGTAAATGTTTCGAAGCGGAAGTGATGCCACTGCAGTAAATATAATGGGACATTTAagcagaaaaactaaaaactgtagTTAGAAACTagacatgataaaaaaaaaaactctcaaagttaaatcatttttctaatttaactTTTAGcctctaaaataaaatgttttcaacaaCTCTGATGCAACTCACAGGAGGATGGCTGCTTTACTCCAAATAATTTCACCATAGCCAATGACTGGGCTGTGTCATTGGCTGTGACACACTTTCTGTACgtctttctgtattttcaagTACTTAAATgtttacagccaaaaaaaacgAAACTAAGTGGATATTTGATTTAAATAGAAGCTACTGTTTGGATCCTGACACAGGTGTAGTagttatttttagattttgagAGATCCGAAATCATAGAGGCAACAATGAGGCTTTAAATGAGTCCTACCATCATAACATATGGAGGGCAGAAGCTCTGAGCAGTTCTTTTCAACCCAAGCCCCAAACCTGAGCATGGCCACACAAGAGTCCTCAATGTAGTTCTCATGGGTCTCTGGGACTTCGGGTGGCAGCATGGGTGATTGCACGCATTCTGCTATTACATCTCCTCTAGCTGTGGTGAACACTGGCGTGCTTTGGGTTGAGGTGTCTCTCCATTCCCTGGAACGTGTCATTTGGGTGGTGGGTTGCCCGCTTGTGATAACTGGCGTCACATTTTGGGTGGTGGGTTGCCCGCTTGCGATAAGTGATGTCATATTTTGGGTGGTGGGTTGCCCGCTTGCGATAACTGGCGTCACATTTTGGGTGGTGGGTTGCCCGCTTGCGATAAATGATGCCATATTTTGGGTGGTGGGTTGCCCGCTTGCTATAACTGGCGTCACATTTTGGGTGGTGGGTTGCCCGCTTGCGATAATTGATGTCATATTTTGGGTGGTGGGTTGCCCGCTTGTGATAATTGATGTCATATTTTGGGTGGTGGGTTGCCCGCTTGCGATAACTGGCGTCACATTTTGGGTGGTGGGTTGCCCACTTGCGATAAGTGATGTCACATTTTGGGTGGTGGGTTGCCCGCTTGCTATAACTGGCGTCACATTTTGGGTGGTGGGTTGCCCGCTTGTGATAGCTGGCGTCACATTTTGGGTGGTGGGTTGCCCGCTTGTGATAATTGATGTCATATTTTGGGTGGTGGGTTGCCCGCTTGTGATAACTGGCGTCACATTTTGCGTGGTGGGTTGCCCGCTTGCGATAAATGATGCCATATTTTGGGTGGTGGGTTGCCCGCTTGCGATAACTGGCGTCACATTTTGGGTGGTGGGTTGCCCGCTTGCGATAAATGATGCCATATTTTGGGTGGTGGGTTGCCCGCTTGCTATAACTGGCGTCACATTTTGGGTGGTGGGTTGCCCGCTTGCGATAATTGATGTCATATTTTGGTATGCGTCAGAGAAGCTGCTTATGTCTGTCACGTTTTGGGTTGTAAAGTCTGTGGATCTGGTGGAGGTTGGCATCCACGGAGTCGTCTCTGCTGAGCAGgtgcaggagcagctgcagcagtaccTTTTTGGGATGGAGGATTTGAACACGGGCCAACCAGGGTACCAGTTCTGGAAGGTGAGGGGATCCCCGTTGGCCCAGTGTGACCAGGACATGCTGGAGTTGCTGGTGAAGTTCTTGCGGAGGCCGACCCAGTGGTCAGAGGTGAGTTTCAGGGTGATGTTTCGGATGTTTTCAGGAGTCAGTGTCACCAGGTCCTTGTAACAGACCTGACGAGACGTGAAAGGCTGGTATGAGCCGGGCTCTTCACACTTtgatataaattttttttgtatctaTTAATATCTACATGCTGGGGCGAAGTGGAAAATGATACAAGATATCAGAAGTACAACTCAATGGTCATTATGAGGATATCAGTCAGGGTTAATGAGGATCTACTGTACTTGTGACAACTTAACATCACTATCAGATAAATATTAATAAACGAACAGCTGTTATGTGAATGCACTGTTGAGGTAAATCTACTAATAACCAACTCTGAACACAATTACAGTTTTAATTTGGCAATTCAATATTTAAATGCTGCTTCAAACAAGCGTGCCTTTGTAATTAAAAGTATTTATTCCCAGTATTGACACACAGCCCGGCCGCCTGTTTTACAGAGGTAAAACCAAGGTTCATGTTGTACCTGGCAGTGGTTCCTGGCCTCATTCCAGGTGAGATCTGTGGTTTGAGGGAAGTACTCCTGCTCTGCAGCGCTGTACATCAACAtcagagctgaggggaaacaTGCAGACGGGAGCAAAGAAAGTTCATTTGTCTGGATCGGCTTTCAAGTAGGGATGCACTGATCCAGTCTGACAGATCACTACCTGGGCCAAGACTGATCTTATCAAGCAGATCAGTCCACAATTGAGAACAGTTCCGATTTAGATATAGCAattactttcattcatttttttaaaattaagtttaaaaaatatttttaaaaaagaagtgaaaataaGATAATTTCATAGAACCTTCTTTAAAATGGGTGTTCTGTACAAACCACTCACCTAAATCAAAAGAGATTCAATTTATTAtcacataaaaatgaaagataGGAAATCCTTCATGTACATTTCAGAGGCTGGATGAAAGAATGTTTGGATTAATGCATCTCTATGCACAAATGCTTTAGTACATGGGTGCATGATCaagaaacataaaatacaaaatagaaatatttacaagacaatgagaaaaaaaaatataaaaacacaccatagTAACTTTAGTGCAGAATTGTTTGGTTTTTAAGAATTGGCAGCCATATTTTGGAACCAATAaccattaaatgaaaatattcaatttttACATTGAAAACGTGTTCAAGGACAGAAAATATCAGCTCTTTTACCAAGCAAAAACATCAGACTGTCAGCTGTCTGAAGAATCTGAGTTTTAGATCACTGTAAAATGTACGTGGGATAATTTATCAACAGACTGATGAACAATTAGTAGCAGTAGTTTAAACTCTTTAACTTCATCTCTAATAATGCTGCATACAGGTTACATTTGAATACCACCGAGAGGACAATACTCACCACAAATAGTTAGAATTCGCACTTCATCCTTGAGAGAGAGTTTTCCCATGTTGAGCTTCCTGTGGATCCTCGATGAACAGCAGCTTTGtgaaatattgtaaaataaaataaacacatttaatctATATTTAGTTAAAGTAATACTGTTTTGTTCTCAGTACTTACTTAGGCTACAGATGCATCCTTTGACTCTGAACAGAGGGGGATGATCTCATCCACAAAAGGTTGATATAAGCCACACCTGTTACACCAACAGGAAAGATCAACAGGTCATAAGCAGCACATTTGACTGGCAGCACAAAGGCCCGTTCAGATGAGTGAACCTCCACATGCTCCTGGTTTTGCATCCTTCCACCAAACATGCAAAGtactgacagaaaataaaaggcaGTGACGTTAAATGAAATCAACTGTGTAGCTGTCAAACAGAATACCAGAAGACCGTTTTACTTTCCACATTTATTTTGGCTTGAAGCTCGAGTTACAAAGTGAAAATTAGTACAAAAGCcatgaaaaaacaatgaaaaatagaaacataaaaCCTCTGATACAAAACTAAGTTCCCAAAATAATACatgatacagaaaaaaaaagaaagaatgcctctaaataaaggatttttttctgcagcgtaaaaacaaaaagtggttACAAAATTGTTCGCATCAAACCCAAGTGCTGATTCAGAGACAAACTGCATCATATGTGAGAGGGGAGCCAAATACAGAAAGTAGAGTTTAATTAGTTTAGATGGGCAGTAGTATTCAGTGGCTTGACCCCCCACGTCCTCATGATGATTCTAATGAGGTGTCTATACTGCGTTGCCAAATGTCGTAGAAAGAGCTTCATGTTTTTACAGGAAATGAAGAGACAGATTCGTCCGTTCTCTCCTCTCATAACACTTTTCTTCCACCAACAgttgctgctctctgctgcataGAAACGTAACGAATACTAACAGGTGATTTTTGTTTGGGGTGATCCAGCCAGCCCCTCATCTACCAAATCTAGTGTTAATTTCCACAGAAGTGATGAGCAGATTCCCCCACCATTTAAGAGGAGGCAACGCTGACACCAACATTCAAGTCTTTGCAAATGAACAGCTAAAATCCACATACAGCTCCTCGTGAttataaaacaagaaagaaaaaaaaaaaaaaaaaaaaaaaaagggtcccATTCTTCAACCTGGCCCTAATCTCATTTGGTCCTGGtcttttaataattttatatcTAATCAGAGCTGATGGACCTTCACCATACAGACACTGAAAAAAGGACAGGATGTAAAGGTCTAAATATTTGTGGGCTGTGGGACAGTAATACAGCAACGTTACAACGGAGGTAAACATGCAGTCAAGTTTTACAAGACCGACTTGGCACCTTTTTCAAACGAATGGCAGTGACTCGTATTCAAATTTTGCTCCTTTGCGATCACATCTGCCTTTATTACAACTAAATTTGAACAAAGTTATTTTGCCAATTAAGATCATAATTActttttgacattaaaaatataaaaaaaaaaaacaagttctcATCAACTAAACTAATACATTAGAAATGACAATAAGTCTTTAAAAATGGAATCATTAAAAGTCAAATGAATATCCCTGCCAAGGTTAACTGATGAAATACAAAAAGCCATCAAAGCCATTTCACTGGACCTTTAAATGCAATTATGGCATTGggaaggaggcagagctgcttaCAGTATGAACTGCTCTCCTCTGCAATAACTTTTTCAAACTTTATTATTTGCAGTGAGGAACAGTATGAcactacagtaaaaaaaaaaaagtcaggcaGTACAGTTGACgtgattttcaaataaaaacctgaaataaaCCTGCTGGCCTGGAGGGACAAACACAAAAGCTTTTAGTCACTGTCACTCCTCTCTTCTTTAAGCAGGACTCTTTTTCCACTGGAAGGCAGAGGAACATCCAGTTTCATGGACATCTTGCTTTTAGTTTTACTGtggagagaaagcagcacaaaccCACTGAGTGTCATGGAAAATTACTTTTAACAGTGTTCACgtcattaattaatcaaatcTTTTTGTGGAGCAACATTTGGTGGAAAAACGGCCTGGTAgatatttttcttaaacattttcACTGACGTTATTTCTTTTCACTCCAAAACCTGATACAAAGTTGGGACGTGTAAACACTACTTTGTAGCAATAGGTCGTGTTTGAAATCGTTCAAACTGCATCTGGATTCAAAAGTCCATTGAAACTTGGAATACATGATCCACGTCTCTTAAACAGAGTGCAGTTCTCCATGACTTATTAGTTCGTTTATGTTAAAATTGTCTACTTTACACTATACATGGAGAAAAATATCCAGAGATAGTCCTGAGATATCGCAGAGCTATACAGTATGCAATAGAAATGTGTCCAACACCTCAGTTGACTTGTGTGTGCAGCAAGTTTAACAAATATTGCACAGTGACCTCTAGTGTCAGGTGTTCTGTACAACACACAGAAGTCTGCGCTAGAATCCAGTCAGTCAATGTGCGTTTAAAGTCTCAATCTGCAGCCAAGCTAATGACAGTAAAAGGCATAAATGTGTGGGCAATGTTGACATGTTCTTGAAGAATTAAGTCATTAGTTCTATCCACTGGACGTGGTTGAAGTCATTTTTCCCCCAAATAAAAGGATGCACTTCTTACTTTTCTTTGTCCAGCAACTCCTGACCATCATTGATCTTCTTCAACATTTCATACCTCTCGCGACCTCGAACCTGCAGGAGAGATCAAAGGGAAATTAATCAAGCGGCTTGGACATTTTTATAAAGATGTCCAACTATATAAAAAGTATTCATCTTTACTTACATGCAGGACATACActtccttgtcctcctcctctgcacttgAGGCCGACTTGGACTTCTTCACCGAAGTTGAGGCAGGAGCCGGGGCGCTctctaaagaaacaaaagggAGGTCAGCATGGGAGCAGTAAGCAGGGGTGGCAATTGAAATGTAAGATCACAAAAACATACTTCGTTTCTTAGTTTGTTTGGTGCCCATCTGTGTCTTGGTGCTATTTTCTTCCTCAGTTTTGCGGTCCCTGCCTGGACATGCACAGACTCGCACCTCAAAGCACCTTCGGCCCAAAACAAGTCCCCTGGGAAGATGACGATGAAAAGTAGcaagtgtcaaaatatttttctaCGCCACACAAATAAATCAAGCTTCAACAGGAAAAGGTGGTGCATGACTTAACTGGGACAGTCttaacaataacacacacataagacAGATAGAGGTCACCCCTCGTCCTCCATTTAGCCTCTTCTCTCTACCCAGaagatgcaaaaaaagaaaacaatagaaAGACTTACTCTGAAGTCTCAAGGGTCAGGATGGTGAGGATGGGTCTGCGGTTCATGCCCCCCATGCAGGAACTGTTGCACATGAAGCTCAGCAGGATGGTTGACATTTTTGAGCCCAGCTGAAAcaggttaaaaacaaaaaaataattcactACTGGTTGACGTCTTAAGGGAAGATTTTACAGACAATATCATTTTGTCAAATTTCACACAGAAAATTCacttgtgcttgtttgtgtgcactgGAGCCACTTCAGGCTCACCATTGTGTTAATTAGTACATGTACCACTATGAATTTATTTAACTTAACTCCCCATCAACTATTCTGGGTGTCtaaaatcagctttttttttttaaactgttaatATACTCACACATAAAATGCCTGAAGGTCACACATTAGGAAAATGTAAATGGGTACATATAAGTGCTGCAGAAAGAGTAGACGCCTTCCCCCCCTCAGACAGACCGAGCGGGGCATTTGTACCTGTGGAGGCTCATAAGGGACGGTCACACTGTGCCTCTTGGTGTCCTGGTCTTCAAAATATTGAGCTCTCTGGCTGCCCTCCACTCGGATCAGGTGGCAGCGATGCTCCGCGGCTGAATGGGAaacagattagaaaaaaaaaatctaatcaaatctGTTAAATCCAcaatatcatgaaagtagggcatttaagtagaagcatgcaatggtaattttattcatctaaaacaatttattgaaagaaaatctaacaacagtggtaggtataccacaacaaaaatttttcagtgtctcaataaattgggatgtggccaaaggacgtccactcctctcctttctgtgactcttccagtctctgtatcactgttacatcctcctgatgacactctgtgaccctctaagctcagtgaacacctccgtctgaggacttcctgtttgaagcctccagtgttgaggtgctgctgatcaactgttaggtgtcgtcttggtctcatgatgtcagaatgtgaacagcacgatgaggaggactgtttaaataccaattctaactgaagcaggaaatgtattggtggattcatggatcaaacctgttgtgaatgttgctgttaagcttcttgttagagaacagcaacttgtgcaaaaagtactgaaacactgaacagttggacatgtgcattcaaaagttcacctggaaaggttagaatgcattttaggttcatcctgaaatttcacctgaaagccaaatatccctaactttttgttagttgtgtgtgtgtgtgtgtatatattttctttaaaaaggttACTTACGGTCCTCGGCCTGGTGATGGGGACATCTGCGGACCACTTCGGCCATGTGCTCAGTCTTCTTATACACCGCTGTGGCCCTGAGGATGGCACCCATAGGAGGCTCCTTGACCACTAGCAATTCAATCGGGCTGGTCTTTGCCAACTGGCAATACAGCTTGTTGAGGAGCTCCGAATACTGAGAGAAAGCACAGGGAGAACGCCTTACACGTTATTAtctgtgaagcagcagagctGTGAGTCCATATGTGAGGTCTCAAATGCCACACATAAGCCCGAGATCGgtctcagaaaaaaacaagcgCAAAAAAACTCAAACTGTTCAGTTTTCATAAAATTCTTTCTTCTCtaaaaacaaactcacaaaAAAATCTCTACATGTTAAGTTCCCCAAATAAGTATTTAAAATGGCTTTGTTACGTTGCTTTCTTCCATTTTTAACCCTGTCTGTGCTGGAGGAAGACAGTGGGGGAACATGTCCCGTCATGTCAGAGCTGTGCTTTACAACCAGCCTGCACCTTCCCACAGACCACAGCGCAAGTTGCAGGGGGcgggaggttctggccagacCACCCTAACTTTAACTTAAGTGGCCAACAGCAGAGCGCAGCTGGGTGAGTCACCGTGGAAGCATTAATGCCACTGGCTCGTCAAACGCAATGACTGACTCTAGACTTTAAAATTTAGCGAACCGTCACAATGAATAAGATTCCCCATGAATGGTACTACAAGATATGAAAGAATGGATTTTAACATGATGCTAAGgtaagaagatttttttttttcttttaaactgtttattcaAAAACGTTTACAATGTTACAAATATTTCTATGGCtgattaaaactaaactaaagagACAGTTGGGCGAGTTTACTacagtaaaatatttacattttcgAACATAAATGTCAAAAACTCTGTAAAGTTTAATTTAGTGAAATAAAAGATCACATAAGAATGACCCTAAGGATTGAAGAAACTTAGTTGAACAGTTAATGGCGCCTTAAAACTGAGCAGCTGCTCCCTTTTGTTCTCTGGTGAGCGGCTGAAGAAGCGAACTGGTCCTTGCCATGTTTGGTTGCAGGATATTCTGCTGAAAGACCTGCTGaactttaacatttaaaaaggtCTAGCATTTAAATTCTGTGTAATTCTTTTACAATTATAGGCTACAGTATGTGCAGTAAATagatatttctgtttctgaggTTGGTAGTAACTTGCCTCTGACTGGATAGGACAGTTTATTGATACATAAAGAGTCTGAAATTATCTGCTACACGTTTACCAATCAGTTTAAAAGATAGAAGAAATCAACAAATAAGTAAGAATTGTTACAGAGCTTAAACCTGGTATTACTTACAGTGGAAGTGACGGACTTGGCTGTGCCAGACTGCTGAAAGCGGAGCTCGAAGCCATACTCCCCCGGATAGTCTGTTGTAACCAGGACGGTGGAGGCCGGGGGAGTAACATCATCTTTAACGGGCAGGTCCTGGGGCAGCTCAAACAGATCCTCATCAAACACCTTAGTCAGCTCCtgaaaggagaaaacagagtTGGTCTACCtccataaatacataaattcaGATTTAGGATACCTTCGTATCTAGAGAAGCATGTTTACCAGCATAAGCATTTGTCCAttgttcctccatgtttcattAGGGGCAGTCACCGTTGAAAtggtggagatggagggagttattctgcaaaaacaaacatgcacaaactgGTTGACTTTTCATTCTGgagaaaaactgacattttaaaatgcagtctACTATGAAAATGT
The sequence above is a segment of the Pempheris klunzingeri isolate RE-2024b chromosome 23, fPemKlu1.hap1, whole genome shotgun sequence genome. Coding sequences within it:
- the LOC139223077 gene encoding receptor-type tyrosine-protein phosphatase H-like codes for the protein MVTHTSVTVTDLPVGTEITLSVTALANDTLKGDTVTVVSYTAPEPISNLILVTKHNSLTAQWDSVGNQNFTVHLKLHNELVGNCNVTNTTKQFDGLKTASKYTVIVFSVSGNHRSQEKQESAFTLPLSPTNVKVNYSNSSQISLEWGAPDNIENASYLVNMSSSFWNQSWSVPVSNQKTHRFNDLISGTNYTLSVQTMAGELLSEPVNVSHFTDARKVEIGLSMLCSSAESLFCDMNSTRHEVFQKLNEHFNNLLQDHVFWELKKEQTDN
- the LOC139223244 gene encoding uncharacterized protein, whose translation is MGKLSLKDEVRILTICALMLMYSAAEQEYFPQTTDLTWNEARNHCQVCYKDLVTLTPENIRNITLKLTSDHWVGLRKNFTSNSSMSWSHWANGDPLTFQNWYPGWPVFKSSIPKRYCCSCSCTCSAETTPWMPTSTRSTDFTTQNVTDISSFSDAYQNMTSIIASGQPTTQNVTPVIASGQPTTQNMASFIASGQPTTQNVTPVIASGQPTTQNMASFIASGQPTTQNVTPVITSGQPTTQNMTSIITSGQPTTQNVTPAITSGQPTTQNVTPVIASGQPTTQNVTSLIASGQPTTQNVTPVIASGQPTTQNMTSIITSGQPTTQNMTSIIASGQPTTQNVTPVIASGQPTTQNMASFIASGQPTTQNVTPVIASGQPTTQNMTSLIASGQPTTQNVTPVITSGQPTTQMTRSREWRDTSTQSTPVFTTARGDVIAECVQSPMLPPEVPETHENYIEDSCVAMLRFGAWVEKNCSELLPSICYDDRFSGKVIMTQVTSVSANITWLPGPNNTSHYRVVVNKTVEENVTDLTYGLVGLTAGAHYSVQVFPVKCMRDLNPQEISFYTTPNKVENLTVTNVTENMISLRWNKPDGSVDFYLVDVQGVESKIKTESKEIDDLIPGRLYTISVLSGVGESTRSEESNITRYTKPGKVSNLIVSNNTKDTLLLTWTPPTGYTTGYWVEAMNNSNEYVFVDR
- the tp53 gene encoding cellular tumor antigen p53 isoform X1 → MEEQGFESLPLSQDSFKELWESVITPSISTISTVTAPNETWRNNGQMLMLELTKVFDEDLFELPQDLPVKDDVTPPASTVLVTTDYPGEYGFELRFQQSGTAKSVTSTYSELLNKLYCQLAKTSPIELLVVKEPPMGAILRATAVYKKTEHMAEVVRRCPHHQAEDPAEHRCHLIRVEGSQRAQYFEDQDTKRHSVTVPYEPPQLGSKMSTILLSFMCNSSCMGGMNRRPILTILTLETSEGLVLGRRCFEVRVCACPGRDRKTEEENSTKTQMGTKQTKKRKSAPAPASTSVKKSKSASSAEEEDKEVYVLHVRGRERYEMLKKINDGQELLDKENKTKSKMSMKLDVPLPSSGKRVLLKEERSDSD
- the tp53 gene encoding cellular tumor antigen p53 isoform X2 — translated: MEEQGFESLPLSQDSFKELWESVITPSISTISTVTAPNETWRNNGQMLMLLTKVFDEDLFELPQDLPVKDDVTPPASTVLVTTDYPGEYGFELRFQQSGTAKSVTSTYSELLNKLYCQLAKTSPIELLVVKEPPMGAILRATAVYKKTEHMAEVVRRCPHHQAEDPAEHRCHLIRVEGSQRAQYFEDQDTKRHSVTVPYEPPQLGSKMSTILLSFMCNSSCMGGMNRRPILTILTLETSEGLVLGRRCFEVRVCACPGRDRKTEEENSTKTQMGTKQTKKRKSAPAPASTSVKKSKSASSAEEEDKEVYVLHVRGRERYEMLKKINDGQELLDKENKTKSKMSMKLDVPLPSSGKRVLLKEERSDSD